From the genome of Papaver somniferum cultivar HN1 chromosome 2, ASM357369v1, whole genome shotgun sequence, one region includes:
- the LOC113351758 gene encoding uncharacterized protein LOC113351758, which produces MPVSICDKWMLPSFGSVKCNIDGAFDNISGANGARYVMRDFTRKAIFCASIVFDVHSAEEAEARAIWKVLKKAVEQHLSHIIIESDAKAVIDQFSAGNFDGDTRTDAIFKDILFFSTKLSACIFSFQPRVCNSVAHELALWAKKNNSTM; this is translated from the coding sequence ATGCCTGTCAGTATTTGTGATAAATGGATGCTCCCCTCTTTCGGTTCGGTTAAATGTAATATTGATGGTGCCTTTGATAATATCTCTGGAGCAAATGGTGCACGGTATGTGATGCGAGACTTCACAAGAAAAGCAATCTTTTGTGCTTCCATAGTCTTTGATGTTCactctgctgaagaagctgaagcaagagcCATCTGGAAAGTCCTAAAGAAAGCTGTGGAACAACATCTATCTCACATCATCATAGAAAGTGATGCGAAAGCTGTCATCGACCAATTTTCAGCTGGGAATTTCGATGGAGATACGAGGACGGATGCTATCTTTAAAGACATTCTCTTTTTCTCTACTAAGTTATCTGCTTGTATTTTTAGTTTTCAACCTAGAGTTTGTAATTCTGTAGCTCATGAGCTTGCTCTATGGGCCAAAAAAAACAATTCTACCATGTGA
- the LOC113348803 gene encoding mitochondrial arginine transporter BAC1-like, translated as MRTETQTSSAYKEYIAGLAGGLATVAVGHPFDTVKVKLQKHNTETHGIKYKNALQCSTRILTNEGVKGLYRGATSSFLGMAFEGSISFGLYSQLKQSLQGELNSSKPQLQAIIPAAASVGSIISFILCPSELVKCRMQVQGTDSLISRNDRYSSTLDCVSKTFKNEGVKGIFRGGSATFLRESVGNSVFFSCYEYSRHYMRLQLDSSLSGHRDQQLKVLTDVGVGIVSGGLAGVAFWLTILPVDVAKTVIQTAPNTKSSRNPFQILGSIYRKTGFRGCYAGLGPTLARAFPANAAAIVSWELTAKLLGIRPDRD; from the exons aTGAGAACTGAAACCCAGACATCGTCTGCATACAAGGAGTATATTGCAGGTTTAGCTGGTGGATTAGCTACAGTTGCTGTTGGTCATCCCTTTGACACTGTCAAG GTGAAGCTACAAAAACACAATACTGAAACTCATGGAATTAAGTACAAAAATGCGTTGCAATGCAGCACCAGAATTCTGACAAATGAAGGA GTAAAAGGGCTTTACCGAGGTGCAACATCTTCTTTTCTCGGTATGGCATTTGAAGGTTCGATAAGTTTTGGTCTTTATTCTCAACTAAAGCAATCACTTCAG GGAGAATTAAATAGCAGTAAACCACAACTCCAGGCCATCATTCCTGCTGCTGCTAGTGTTGGATCTATAATCAGTTTTATACTCTGCCCATCGGAATTAGTAAAA TGTAGAATGCAAGTTCAAGGGACTGACTCGCTGATCTCGAGGAATGATAGATATAGCAGTACCCTTGATTGTGTTTCTAAGACCTTTAAGAATGAGGGG GTTAAAGGTATATTTCGTGGAGGTTCTGCAACTTTTTTGAGGGAGTCTGTGGGGAACTCTGTTTTCTTTAGCTGTTACGAGTATAGCCGTCACTACATGCGGTTGCAACTGGATTCTTCCTTGTCTGGACACCGTGATCAACAGTTGAAAGTGTTGACGGATGTCGGGGTTGGTATTGTTAGTGGAGGGCTCGCTGGTGTAGCT TTTTGGTTGACCATTTTGCCAGTGGATGTGGCAAAAACTGTGATTCAAACCGCGCCAAATACAAAATCTAGCCGGAATCCCTTTCAGATACTTGGCTCG ATATACAGAAAAACTGGATTTAGAGGATGTTATGCAGGATTGGGTCCTACACTAGCAAGAGCATTTCCAGCAAATGCAGCAGCAATTGTTAGCTGGGAGCTTACTGCAAAACTTCTAGGGATCAGGCCTGATCGTGAttga
- the LOC113348804 gene encoding squamosa promoter-binding-like protein 3: MDSKKHNDGFKTKEGFTQKTAKDLLVEDDDEEVGLGLGCTSDKKRKGKRSCSNEGIGVSSSSPSPFCQVEKCKADLTDAKTYHRRHKVCEFHSKASVVPLAGLHQRFCQQCSRFHEVSEFDETKRSCRRRLAGHNDRRRKSSSESHGEVSSQQGKNPQLEENHCRRTGETKKVQITHPGNAKHFQSR; the protein is encoded by the exons ATGGACAGCAAGAAGCATAACGATGGGTTTAAAACGAAAGAGGGTTTTACACAGAAGACTGCCAAGGATTTGttagttgaagatgatgatgaagaagtgggATTAGGACTTGGTTGTACTAGTGATAAGAAAAGGAAAGGCAAGAGAAGctgttcaaatgaaggaattggggtttcttcttcttctccttctcctttttgTCAAGTTGAAAAGTGTAAGGCTGATCTTACTGATGCTAAAACTTACCATAGAAGACATAAAGTTTGTGAGTTCCACTCTAAAGCTTCTGTTGTTCCTCTTGCTGGACTTCATCAGAGGTTCTGTCAGCAATGTAGCAG GTTCCATGAAGTCTCCGAGTTTGATGAAACTAAAAGAAGTTGCCGCAGACGTTTAGCTGGACATAACGATAGACGCAGGAAGAGTTCTTCCGAATCCCATGGAGAAGTTTCAAGCCAACAAGGGAAGAACCCGCAGCTGGAGGAAAATCATTGCAGGCGAACTGGTGAAACCAAGAAAGTTCAAATCACTCACCCTGGAAATGCTAAACATTTTCAAAGTAGATAG
- the LOC113348805 gene encoding protein RETICULATA-RELATED 3, chloroplastic-like, producing the protein MAAVAQLRFSPQSNPHDLAGNSQFSTRTSSRLPSLPLSSPSNISFNSRSPANLSLSLLQSKSSKPKFSVNAELSADTGGSSGSGIGNHNRGGDGNNGGGGDSGRRNNDGDGNSDNQSSASSFGILGLLLNGWRSRVAADPQFPFKVLMEEIVGVSACVLGDMASRPNFGLNELDFVFSTLVVGSILNFVLMYLLAPTMGSASSSLPAIFASCPQSHMFEPGMFTLLDRFGTFVYKGAVFAAVGFAAGLVGTAISNGLILTRKKMDPNFETPNKPPPTLLNAMTWATHMGLSSNFRYQTLNGIEFLLAKGLPPVVFKGSVVVLRCMNNVLGGVSFVTLARLTGSQKVEGKPVVSIKEGVEEETGIAEEKVNLVEEK; encoded by the coding sequence ATGGCGGCCGTTGCCCAGCTTCGGTTTTCTCCTCAGTCAAACCCACACGACCTCGCTGGAAACTCTCAGTTCTCAACTCGAACTTCTTCTCGTCTTCCATCACTCCCTCTTTCTAGTCCATCTAATATCTCATTCAACTCTCGTTCTCCTGCTAATCTATCACTATCTTTACTGCAATCCAAATCTTCAAAGCCCAAATTCTCTGTAAATGCAGAACTATCCGCGGACACTGGTGGCAGTAGTGGTAGTGGGATTGGTAATCACAACAGAGGAGGAGATGGAAACAATGGTGGAGGAGGGGACTCTGGTCGACGCAATAATGATGGTGATGGCAATTCAGACAACCAATCTTCTGCATCTAGTTTTGGAATTTTAGGGCTTTTACTGAATGGTTGGAGATCCAGGGTTGCTGCCGATCCACAATTCCCGTTTAAGGTTTTAATGGAAGAAATTGTAGGTGTGAGTGCATGTGTTCTTGGTGATATGGCATCTCGCCCTAATTTTGGGCTTAACGAGCTGGATTTTGTTTTCTCAACTCTTGTTGTCGGATCAATTCTGAATTTCGTTCTGATGTATCTGTTAGCCCCAACAATGGGTTCAGCATCTTCATCTCTTCCTGCCATCTTTGCTAGCTGTCCACAGAGCCATatgtttgaacccgggatgtttacTCTTCTCGATCGATTTgggacttttgtttacaaaggagCTGTTTTTGCTGCGGTTGGGTTTGCCGCTGGACTTGTTGGAACTGCTATTTCGAATGGATTGATTCTAACGAGAAAGAAGATGGATCCTAATTTTGAGACACCAAACAAGCCTCCACCTACACTTTTGAATGCAATGACTTGGGCGACTCATATGGGTTTGAGCAGTAACTTTAGGTATCAAACTCTCAACGGGATCGAATTTTTGTTAGCGAAGGGTCTCCCTCCAGTTGTGTTTAAGGGCTCAGTTGTCGTCTTGAGGTGTATGAATAATGTTCTTGGAGGAGTTTCTTTTGTGACTTTGGCAAGGTTGACGGGATCTCAAAAGGTCGAAGGGAAGCCAGTTGTTAGCATAAAAGAAGGCGTGGAGGAAGAAACAGGAATTGCCGAAGAAAAGGTTAACTTGGTGGAAGAGAAATGA